A genomic window from Papaver somniferum cultivar HN1 unplaced genomic scaffold, ASM357369v1 unplaced-scaffold_15, whole genome shotgun sequence includes:
- the LOC113335613 gene encoding uncharacterized protein LOC113335613, with the protein MPELVSDFQGAFIHEKQILDGVLIANECVDSRLKAKKAGILCKIDMNKAFDNVNCSTEKLKPSKELRQGDSLSPYLFLLVVEILSKLINDAVSRGQLTGFQVVEHGTMISHLQFADDTLIFIDASVEEVR; encoded by the exons ATGCCTGAGTTGGTTTCAGACTTCCAAGGTGCGTTTATTCATGAAAAACAAATTCTAGATGGTGTACTCATTGCTAATGAGTGTGTGGATAGCAGGTTGAAGGCTAAGAAAGCGGGTATTTTGTGCAAGATTGATATGAATAAGGCTTTTGACAATGTCAATTG CTCTACTGAGAAGTTAAAACCCAGTAAGGAGTTGAGACAAGGAGACTCATTATCTCCGTATCTCTTCTTATTAGTAGTTGAAATTCTCTCGAAACTAATCAATGATGCAGTGTCAAGGGGTCAGTTAACTGGCTTTCAAGTTGTTGAACATGGAACTATGATCTCACatttgcaatttgcagatgacacCTTAATCTTTATTGATGCTAGTGTAGAGGAAGTTAGATGA